TGCCGATTTTTACCGGCCCCTCAGCTGCGGCGATCAATTGGCTATTGCCCTGGCGCCGCAGCCGCTGGGCGATAGCGAGTTTGCGGTGGCCTATGAGCTCACCGGCCAGGAGCCGACTGGCCCCAAACTGGCTGAGGCCACCACCCGCCACGCCTGCATCCAGCCCCAGCAGCGGCAGCGCATCCCCTTGCCAGTCGCCCTCTGGCAGTGGCTGCAAGCGGCTTAAGAGCGCCCCCGCTCGAGCAGCTGGGCGATGCGGGTGCGATCGCGCTTGCCGCGATCAGTGCGGGGCAGGCGCTCGAGCGCGAGCCAGGTTTTGGGCCGCTTGCAGGCGCTGAGCCCGCGGGCGATGGCCGCGCGCAACCGCTCGGTGGTGACCTGGGGCGAGCGCGGTATGTAGGCGGCGGCCACGGCCTGGCCCCACACCGGGTCGGGCAGGCCCACCACGCAAGCTTCGCTGACGAGCCCAGTTTCGAGGAGCGCAGCTTCCACCTCCTCGGGGGCCACGCTCTCGCCGCCGGTAAGGATGGTCTGGCTGCGGCGGCCCACCCAATGCAGCCGGCCAGCGGCATCCAAATAGCCCCGGTCGTCGCTCAGAAACGGGTCGGGTGGGGAACCGGACTCGCCGTAATAGCCCAGGTAGAGCGAGCTAGCGCGGATGGCGATCGTGCCGGTTCGGCCGGGTGGCAGCACCGCACCGCTACCATCGCGCACGGTAATGCGCGCGTGGGGCAAGGCCCCACCGCTGCTGTTGCAGCCCGCCCCAAACGCCGCCGGCGCGAGCGCTGCCACTTGCGCCGCCGTCTCGGTCATGCCGTAGCTGGGGGCCAGCGGGATGCGCTGTGCCCGAGCGGCAGCCAAAAGCTCGGCCGAGGCCGGCGCTCCCCCCAACAGCACGGCACGAAAGCGGGCCAGCCAGGTGCCAGCGCCCGCCTCCAGCAGCCGCTGTAGCTGCAGTGGCACTAGCGACAGGAACTGACCCTCGGGGGCGATCGCAGCCCGCCGCTGGGGCGTTAGGGCCTTAAACGGCATCGCTGCGAACTGCCCGCCCGTGACCAGCGCCCGCAGGAAGGGCATCAGGCCGCTGACGTGGTATAGCGGCAGGACGTCTAGGGTGTGGGCGGGGACACCTCCCCAATAGCGGGCGAATCCAGCCGCGGCCGCCATGAGCGTCTCCCAACTGTGCAGGGCAAAGCGGAGCGCCCCCGAGCTGCCGCCGGTGGGGATGGCAACTCGCGCCGCGCGCGCGGCAATGGCGGGCCGGGGCTCGCCGCCGGTGCGGGGCGCCAGCGGCAGCGCGCCCAAGGTCAAATCGGGCTGCACCCAGCGGCCCACCTGGGCTCGCTCGCGCTGGCCCCAACAGGGGTTGCCCAAAAACACGTGGCAGTCGGCCGCCACGGCCGCCAACAAGGCAGCCAGAAACCGGTACGGCCGCGGCTCCAGCAGCAACACCCGAGCCGGGCGGGCAGGTAGCTGCGCCAAGGCCGCGCCGTAGCGCTCGACCAGCGCCTCGAAGGTGGCGCCATCGCAACCGCTCAGCCATTGGCGATGGCGCTGCCGCTGCAAGCAGGCCCCGGGGGATGCCGTCACGAGCGTGCTGCTTCGCTCAGCCATGGTTCCACACCAAAGCCCACGGCACGGTCGGCGCTGGCAATTTGGGCCGCTACCCGCAGGGCTGCCTGCCGGCCGGTGGCCGTCTCTAGGGCCGAGCTGGGCACGGCATCAATGGCGTGGGCCCGGCAAAACCGGCGCAGGCGCGCCGGCGAGCCGGCAACGGCCACCTTAACGGCCATGGGACCGCGCCAGCCGGCGCGGTGGCAAGCGGCCAAGCGCGCCAGCGTGGCAGCCGACTCATCCAGCGCCACGGCGGTGGCAAACTCTCCCTGCAGGGCTTGGAGATCCGGCCAGCGCTCGGGTGGCAGCGGCTGCTCCAAAAACTCCACAATCCCGGCGCGATCGGCAGCTGCCAGCCACTGCCGGGCAGTCTCGGGCGTGAGGCTGCCGTTGGCATCGAGCCGCAGCCGCGCCGTTGCCGGTAGGGCTTGGCTCAGCCGCTCGAACTGCGCCAGCTCCACCGGCAGCGGCTGCGTGCCGATTTTGACCTTGAACGTGCGCGCGCCGCTTGCCCAGGCAGCCGGCCAGGCCTGCAAGGCTGCAGCGCCGCTGGGCAGCAGGTAGCTGTAGCGCAGCGCGGGCAACCCGCGCTCGGGCGATTGCAGCGCCGTCAGGGCCGATTCAAACCCAAACTGGCAGGCCGGCAACGCATCCGGGATGGCCGTGATCGCAGCCTCGGTGATGGCAGGCTCGGCCTGCCGGCAAAATACCAGCGCCTGGGCCTGGGTCTCGGAGCCAAAGCGCGGCAGCGGAGCAATCTCGCCCCATCCTACCCGTTCCGCCCCGTCGCTCAGCTGCACCCAGATGCCTTCGCGCACGGACCAGCTGCCCCGCGCGGTGGCCAGCGGTTGCTGCAGGGGGTGCCGGTAGGGTCGAACGTGCAAGCGGTAGGCCATCACGCCCAGACCAATCCGGCAAAGCCCAAGCTCAGCAGCATGCCGCTCCAGAAATGGAACTTGACGGCAATGAACTTGCAGCTGCGCACACGCTCGGGTCGGTGGTGGTAGCGCCGGACGTAACGCACCAAGCCGGCGGCAAACGGCAGGCTGCCTCCCGCAAGCAGGGCCGACGGCGGAAAGAGCCCCACCGCCACAAAGACTGCAACCAAAGCAAAAACCCCAGCCGTCAGCCCACCCAGGACCTGCGCGCCCCGGGCGGTCCCCAAGCGCACGATGGGCGATCGCTTGCCCGCGCGCTGATCGTCCTCAACTTGGTGAAAGTGCGAGCAGAACAGAATGATGGTTGTGGTTAGGCCGATGACGGTTGAGGCAGCCCAGGCAGCGCTCGAGAAGGCCTGCGCTTGGGCGTAGTAAGCCGCCGCAATCGCGATGGGGCCAAAGCAGACAAAGCAAATGGGCTCGCCCCAACCCCGATAGCCCAGCCGAAACGGCGGCCCCTGGTAGCTGTAGCCCAAGCTGCAAGCCAGCAAGACCAGGCCCAAAACGGTGAGATCGCGCAACCACCACGCGATCGCGGCCAGTCCCAGCAGGGCGAGGATCAGGCAAGCTTGACTCACCCAGAACACCACCGATTTGCGGCCCGTGATGTTGACGACTGAGGTCTTTTTGTTGCGATCGACCCCCGTTTCGGCGTCAAAAACATCGTTGCTGAGATTGAGCCACGCAACAATCAAAACGGCGGCGGCTAAAAAGGTGGCAAAAACCCTAAAATTAAAGGCATTCGTCTCGGCGAATGCGATAGCACTGCCGACCGTAATGGGAACGATAGCAACACTATAAATTGGCGGCTTGATCGCCGCCCACCAAACACTAAAATCGATCCGATCGGTCCGCCGTTTGAGTGCCATCAACTGCAGCCTTTTGGCCGCTACTGCTCGTTGCGATGGCAATGCCCGAGCGGAACCCAAGCCCCGCACGGTTCCCCGCCATTCGCTACAATTATTGCTACGCGAAGCTAGCTAGCAACCTGTCGCTTGGGGGAAAAAACGGCTCGAGCGAATCGCGCTGCTGCTCGTTTAGAGCACCCTTCTAGACCTACCATTCTGACGCCGCTCGAGCGGATGCGATTATAAAAAAATTTACGACGGCTGGTGCCATGCCCGGTCTGCTGCACTCTCCCCATAGCCTTTCCCTCGAGTGCGATCTCGAGCGATCGCTGCGCTGCGCGCAGGCGATCGCCAAAAGTCAAAATGCCGAGCGCATCCTGAGCTTCGCCCAGACTGTCGAGCCCCGCGACCCGCTGGCTGCTTACCGAACCCTCGCGCGCGCGGCGGGGCCCACGTTTTTTTGGCAAAACCGCAGCCGGGGCGAAGCCCTGGCGGCCGGGGGGGCTGCCCGGTCGCTGGCAGCCGGGCCGGGCCACCGCTTTGCGCGCGCTCGCGCTTTCGTCCGGCGCTGCACCGACCGCCTGCTTCGAGCCGGCGAGCAGCCAGCTGCTGGGGCTGGCCCCTACTTTGCCTGCAGCTTTACCTTCTTTGCCCGGGGCCGCGGCCCCCGCGCGTTCCCGCCAGCCACTGTCTTGCTGCCCGCCATTCAGCTTGTTTGCCGGCCCCAGGGCTGTACGCTCGTGGCCAATGCCAGCATTGGCCCCCACAGCGACCTGGATCGCATCGGCGCTTTGCTAGCGGCGCAATGGCAGGCCGTTTGCCAAGCGCCGCACAGCTTCCCCGATCCGCCCCTTGCCGAGTGCCGGTTGCAGGCCATCCCGCAATCGCCGGCTGCCTATAAAGGCGCCGTATCGCGCGCGCTGGCCGCCATCCGCAGCGGCAAGCTGCGCAAGATCGTCCTTGCCCACGCCTTGGAGGTGAGCTCGCCGGTCGCGCTCGAGCCGGTCGCCGCTCTGGAGCGCTTGCGGCAGCGCCATCCCGACTGCTATGTCTTTGCCACCCGCAACAGCCAGGGCGAGTCGTTTGTGGGCGCCAGTCCCGAGCGGTTGCTGAGCCTCCACGATGGGTGGCTGACCGCCGATGCGCTGGCCGGCTCGGCCCCGCGCGGCCGCGATGGCGGCGAGGATGCCGAGCGGGCCGCCCAGTTGCGTGCGAGCGCCAAGGAGCAGCGCGAGCACCGGGCCGTGAGCGATGCCTTGATCCAGCAGCTGCGCGCGCTGGGACTGAAACCGCTGCGATCGCCGCTGCAGCTGCGGCAGCTGTCTCAAATCCAACACCTTTGGACGCCCGTTCAGGCCCGGTTGGGCCCCAACCTCGATCCGCTCGATATTGCGGCCCGCTTGCATCCCACCCCGGCTGTAGCGGGAACGCCCACCCAGGCCGCTTGCGAGCGCCTGCACCGTTTTGAGAGCGGCGATCGCGGCCTCTACGCAGCCCCACTGGGGTGGGTCGACGGCCGCGGCAACGGCGAGCTGGTTGTCGGCATTCGCTCGGCCGCGATCGCGGGCCATCGGGCACGCCTGCATGCCGGTGCCGGCATTGTGGCCGGCTCGGACCCCGAGCGCGAGCTGGCCGAGGTGGAGCTCAAGCAGCGCTCGCTGCTGTCGGCGCTCGCCTAGACTTTCTCCCGGCGCGGTGGCAGCAGCCCGCGCCGCATTAGGCTGGCTTCAAGCGATTGGAGCACGGCCAAATCGGCCTCCGGTAGGGGTTGGCTCTCGGTGCCGGTGGGATCGGCCCCAAAAGCTGGCTCGCGCTCCAGAAACCCGAAGGCTTGCCGGAATTGGGACGGTGTGGCCTCAATGGGAGCCTGGAAGTGACAGGGCACGATGCGCTCGAAGGGCCAGCTGGCCACGCGATCGGCCCAGGCAATGGTCTCGGCTGGGGCGCGGTTGAGCACCAGCGTTTGCAGGATGGGGGCCACAAGGGGAGCGCCGCCTCGCTGCAGGGCCCGAAACGACTGCTGCCAAGTCTCGTTCCAGCGCCACGGCAGGATCCCAAAGTAGGTCTTTTTGGAGCGATCCGGGGCGCGCAAGG
Above is a window of Cyanobacteria bacterium QS_8_64_29 DNA encoding:
- a CDS encoding 1,4-dihydroxy-2-naphthoyl-CoA hydrolase, producing MGFRYERTVRLADTDAAGVVYFARVLSMCHEAYEASLEAAGVPLASWIREGTIALPIVHAHADFYRPLSCGDQLAIALAPQPLGDSEFAVAYELTGQEPTGPKLAEATTRHACIQPQQRQRIPLPVALWQWLQAA
- a CDS encoding 2-succinylbenzoate-CoA ligase; protein product: MAERSSTLVTASPGACLQRQRHRQWLSGCDGATFEALVERYGAALAQLPARPARVLLLEPRPYRFLAALLAAVAADCHVFLGNPCWGQRERAQVGRWVQPDLTLGALPLAPRTGGEPRPAIAARAARVAIPTGGSSGALRFALHSWETLMAAAAGFARYWGGVPAHTLDVLPLYHVSGLMPFLRALVTGGQFAAMPFKALTPQRRAAIAPEGQFLSLVPLQLQRLLEAGAGTWLARFRAVLLGGAPASAELLAAARAQRIPLAPSYGMTETAAQVAALAPAAFGAGCNSSGGALPHARITVRDGSGAVLPPGRTGTIAIRASSLYLGYYGESGSPPDPFLSDDRGYLDAAGRLHWVGRRSQTILTGGESVAPEEVEAALLETGLVSEACVVGLPDPVWGQAVAAAYIPRSPQVTTERLRAAIARGLSACKRPKTWLALERLPRTDRGKRDRTRIAQLLERGRS
- a CDS encoding o-succinylbenzoate synthase is translated as MAYRLHVRPYRHPLQQPLATARGSWSVREGIWVQLSDGAERVGWGEIAPLPRFGSETQAQALVFCRQAEPAITEAAITAIPDALPACQFGFESALTALQSPERGLPALRYSYLLPSGAAALQAWPAAWASGARTFKVKIGTQPLPVELAQFERLSQALPATARLRLDANGSLTPETARQWLAAADRAGIVEFLEQPLPPERWPDLQALQGEFATAVALDESAATLARLAACHRAGWRGPMAVKVAVAGSPARLRRFCRAHAIDAVPSSALETATGRQAALRVAAQIASADRAVGFGVEPWLSEAARS
- a CDS encoding 2-carboxy-1,4-naphthoquinone phytyltransferase; the encoded protein is MALKRRTDRIDFSVWWAAIKPPIYSVAIVPITVGSAIAFAETNAFNFRVFATFLAAAVLIVAWLNLSNDVFDAETGVDRNKKTSVVNITGRKSVVFWVSQACLILALLGLAAIAWWLRDLTVLGLVLLACSLGYSYQGPPFRLGYRGWGEPICFVCFGPIAIAAAYYAQAQAFSSAAWAASTVIGLTTTIILFCSHFHQVEDDQRAGKRSPIVRLGTARGAQVLGGLTAGVFALVAVFVAVGLFPPSALLAGGSLPFAAGLVRYVRRYHHRPERVRSCKFIAVKFHFWSGMLLSLGFAGLVWA
- a CDS encoding isochorismate synthase produces the protein MPGLLHSPHSLSLECDLERSLRCAQAIAKSQNAERILSFAQTVEPRDPLAAYRTLARAAGPTFFWQNRSRGEALAAGGAARSLAAGPGHRFARARAFVRRCTDRLLRAGEQPAAGAGPYFACSFTFFARGRGPRAFPPATVLLPAIQLVCRPQGCTLVANASIGPHSDLDRIGALLAAQWQAVCQAPHSFPDPPLAECRLQAIPQSPAAYKGAVSRALAAIRSGKLRKIVLAHALEVSSPVALEPVAALERLRQRHPDCYVFATRNSQGESFVGASPERLLSLHDGWLTADALAGSAPRGRDGGEDAERAAQLRASAKEQREHRAVSDALIQQLRALGLKPLRSPLQLRQLSQIQHLWTPVQARLGPNLDPLDIAARLHPTPAVAGTPTQAACERLHRFESGDRGLYAAPLGWVDGRGNGELVVGIRSAAIAGHRARLHAGAGIVAGSDPERELAEVELKQRSLLSALA